In Numida meleagris isolate 19003 breed g44 Domestic line chromosome 11, NumMel1.0, whole genome shotgun sequence, the genomic window tttttttttttctcctggagaatGTAATAACATAACACCAAAATATTTGATTGCAATACAGTGACTGCAATAGATGTTACAGTCTAATTAAGCAGGTAAACTCAATTTCCAGCTCTACTGGGCAGATTTTAACCCAGCCCTCAGTGCTTTCAGCCCATTTGTACATACAACAGGGAGAGGTGTGTTGATGAAGAAAATCTGGACTTCAACAGCACAGCTACCGAATGCACTTCCATAGTACATTACGCATATCTTGATTTATTCCTTTGTGTGACAGCTTAATTTTAGGCTTCCGGTGTTGTCTAGAATGCCCCAGCAGTCTCTCAATAGCTCCTTTAATGCTGGAAGCTATTCATCTGTGTTTTGCAACCTTCCTTTGTCTCCAGTCTCAGGTCttactgcattttcatttcctattaaaaaataGCTGGCACTATTGTCACATTAGTAGGATTACTCtagtttaaaaaggaaattaggTCAGTTATTCTATTCATGCCCAACCTTCAACTCACATGTATTGTTACAATTCTCTTGCATCCCACAAAACGGTCGGTTTCCTGTGGAAAATACAGTAAGCAGCTGCCTGCTTCATCCGACAGTCAAACATAACACTGAAACGAGTATGGTGGGGTAAGGGACCCACCACTTGTTACACATCTCTGCTGATAGGAACCTCTTGACCAGAGCAGGATTGAGACTTATAGTGCTTAATAGATGCTCCATTAGCTGTTTGTAGTGGTGGGGAAATAAATTGTGCTGTAAATACTTCGATATTTAAAGAACGCCTAAAATCTAACTTCAAAAACTGTTCTGAAGTCATCTTTGCCCAAGCACCTAGGAATATCCCCCCTCCCTATCTTACCTGAGATGAAGACTTACATGAAGCAGCCGCTGCAGAGAAATGCATACTAACCCTCCCTGACCAGAGGTTGAGGAGGAAAGGGGTGACAGTGCCCTGTGTGCAGCAGTAAGTCTTGAGAGCTATTGTGGCATCTGAAACACTGTCACACAGCAAGCAAGATGCAGTTCTTCATGCTCTCTGCAACAGGGTAGAGGCAAAATACAAAGGCCCAGCTGCTTACCTGCCATGCAATGACTAGCAACACAAGTGCTCACAAGATGAACGGCTCAGTGGAAGAGGTCTCCACTCATTCCATCCTCAACTTTTCGAGTCCTCCTTTGCTCTTGGCCCTTTATTGTTTTCACTACAGTTACTAGGTAGAACAGAAGTTCAGAAATGCTAACTGTTCATTTAGGCAGGGGAGTCTGCTGTGCATTCCCAGACAGTGCCCGTTCCTGCCTTCAGTCgcacacagctcccagcaagAACTGCAGGACAGAGCTCTTAAGTCTCTTGCTTTAACAAGAACTTCTATCCTGCTTTTCTCATGCCAAGGAATCCTTTCCAGTAAAAGGACAAAATCAACCTCTAGACGACAGCACACTGAAACAAGGCAGGGAAAGAACGATTCCTCTGGTATTTCTCTGACAATTCTTTCTCTCCAAACCACATTCACACTAACCCCCTGAAGCAGCAGAATTAACATGTAGGAAAACATATGGAGTTGCATGTAATTTAGACAGCTACCTGCATCtaggaaaaataactgaaagccAATagtgtattttctcctttgctctcaGCTTCAAGCTATCTACAGCTAACAAAGAGATTGCAGTTTCTGCATATTAGATCACActccagaaaaggagagcaGGACAAATGCAGGCTGTGTGGGGCTCTGATTTCTCCAGCATAATGAGGTGCCACAACTCCATCTTCAGCTTCCTTAGTTtacatttctcctttccatGCTTACTCATACCACAAAGATATTGCTGAGAAAGACTGAATCACCAGGAAGCCTGTGGTCACTCAAGGGACATTCATACTCTGCTGCAGAACCACCTCCACAgagaaagatacagaaaagcCTCAGGAATCGTTACAAACATCCTTGTGATTCCTTACCATGGTACGTCTTAGCagatgacagaaagaaaaccttctatgtttaaaaatgtatatatgcacacacactaAGAGAATGCAGAGAAGCACACAGCATACAGCACATTTAGGCTGTCCCACTCCTCTGGGTTAGCTTAAAAGCAAGCACCTAGGTTCATAAACCAGCAGCCCTTACAGTCTCtcttttctccatctccttcagGCAGTGTTGTTATATACAGGCACAGGATCATTGTTAGGGATGTCCCCTGAATGTCGCCAAGCTGGGACAGGCAACTTTTAgataaagctttttctttattcctcgttgtttgttgttgtttttgtttgtttgctttggtttggttCCCAGGATTATCCTCACACAGGAGGCAGCTGCACATTCCTTAGCTGTGAAGCAGAACTGGACTCTGTAATAAGAGTTTGCTACTTCAACACTTCTCAAAGAGAAAtatgtcattttttaaagaaatcaatgGCAGCAGCAGTAAGCAACATGCAgatcaaaatgcatttctcacTTGTACAGCACATGATATGTCAGCAAGTACGTTTTGTCTGCTAACACCACAAAGCACAACCAAGGAGCAGAAGCAAGTTCTGACGACCCTGTAGAGTTCACAGCGGTAAATGACACGAGAGACGCCACCCGCAGAACAGACAACCTAAGAATGTACATTTGTGTTTGCCAGcatctttggttttttttttcttgattgcTACAGGCCAAGCAGAGTGACATCTTCATTGAATAAGAAGCACTTATTTGGCATTGATAAACGCCAGTCCTCAGGGTTAAGGACTTCAAGAACCAGGAATAATGGTCAATAGGGACAATAACCCAAATTACCTAAATAACCCCACGTCAAATTCCTGTTTTGTAGCAGCATACTATAATCCTAGCATTTCTCTTGTCGATAAGAACACATTGCAGACAAACACTGTAAGCAATGAACGTGGAAAAGGGCACCCCACCTGGCCACTTACTGCACGGGCAGCCTTGCTGCTTGTGGGCACGATGCTCAGCTGTTCCCCCACACAAGCAAGGACTGACATACTTTGTAGAGTTCAGATATCCTTTACCTTGTAGCAAACATTGCTCTCAGGGAAGAAAAGGTAGCAGCATCTTCTTTCAAAGCCTTCAGCTCATTTCGCAGCTTCATCATTGTCTCCGTAACCAtagctttctcattttcatacTTGCTTTTTAAGTTGGCAAGGGCAACCTCCGCAGTCTATCGTTTACcaagaagaacagaaacacagcagttaATGGAACACTTCAAGTGGCTAGCTAAGAGACTTCTAATTGCTATTCACATAATTAAACATTTACTTAGTACTGGGATGTTAAACTTCTGGTCAACTTCTCTTGaacagattaaataaaatttcatctttGAGCACTGGAAACAGATGGGACATACGGGGCTCCTACTCCCACTAACATGCAGCAGCATCTAGGAAGTTATGGAGTACACATTTAGCAATGCCTATCTCTagctactgaaaaagaaagtaggCATTACATACTTcaacacaaagaacaaaaatgtctAGTTTGTCTGTATTTACACACATTCATCCATAACTTGCACTTAGAGCATTTTGCTTATCTTACGGTATGGGACAGGTTTAtgttaaaatacagtgaaaaagaaagctgaaagtaCACGTATATATTCTTAAACAATGCTATACCTGTATTACTTTAGAGAAGACAATGAAGCATGTCACAGAATCTTAGTGGTAgttattttcactgctgttgtgCTAACGTGCATGGCACAGTCCAACCACCAAAGACCGATTTTACCTTTCAACCTTGTTATTTTTACCATGTTCTCACATCACATGCTCATCTTGGAAAACTTAATTTAACTTTGCAATTTGAGAAAGGACATAAGCTTAAGAACTCTAGAATTctttcaaatagaaaataagttctttcttccttttaggTTTCTTACATTAAACATAATCTGATGCGATTCAGATTAGGTAGCTTCAATCTATACCTAAATAAAAAACTCTCATGAGTATGTGACAGCCAAAAGCCAGTTACAGCTCCAGTGCTCAGCTTCACAGTAGTGTAGCTGTGCACCTCTCCTGAAACAGCCTGCCTCTTCTCAGCCTGGTTCCCTACAGATACCAggaagaaaatttaagaaatggCAGTATGTCCTCAAAGATAAATTCTCCTGTGTTTATGACTTGACATTATAACCATCACGTCTGTAAGACCCACTGACCTGTTTGTTGGCCTTGAGCACAGTTCTCAGAGTTGCTATCTGCTCTCTCTTGGTGCTCAGCAAGGACTTCAACTTCAGGATTTCTTCCATGAGAGCTTCCTTGTCTTTGTCCACCACTGGCCCAAGTTCTTGAGTGGCAACACGCTGCCTGGACAACTCGGTGGTTCTGTCCACAGCAGCCTGTAGGTGTTTGATCTGATCACGGATTATAGCAATCAAGTTGTAAATGTTCATCGGTTCCTTCCGAGGATCTGACACAGGAGATGGCAGAGAAGACACTGGAGATGGGCTGCTGTCACCGCTTCCGTTCTCTGCCTTTCCTAGATCAATAGTTAACAGCCCTTTAGAGAGAAGAATAGGAGATCTCCTTCCCTTGGCCTCTGGACTACTGCGTCCTCCTTTGCCTTCCTTATAGTAATCCAGCATCACTCTGTTTGGAGTTTCATTGTTGCACATACAGACGTGGTGGTATAAATTGGCCAGCTCCTCACTGAAGGTGACCAGCTCATCTTGGGCCACACTGAGGCTGCCCTGTGTTTCTCCAGCAACGTCGCTGACTTTCTTCAGCTCCTTTTCCAGTCTGGCCACCTGCTCTCTATCATGCCTACTGGATTTTTCCAATGAGGCGATCTTTTCCGTGAGAGCTTGGCTCTCAGTCTCATatctgctcttctcttcctcatACTTAGACTCACATTCTTTGTACTTGGCCTTAAGATTTTTAAGTTCTTCTTTTAGGTCAGTAATCTCCGCCACAGCCACTTTGTATTTGCACTCCAGGATCTCTGGACCATTGATGTCAACTTCGTAATAATCTCCATCCTCATGGCTGTCTCGGTCCTTCTCATTGTCCAGAGCAGACTGACGCTCCTTGCTGACCTGGAGCTTCTTCATTGCGTTCAGATTTTCAGTAAGTCTGCCAACTTTCTCATGCTGCTCTGAGAGGGCCCCCCGtgtgttttccagctgtttctgAGATTCCTGTAGCGTTGTTAAcaaattcatcttttctctttccatctgaAACACATGAACAGAGACAACTACGTAAAGGAAACTATTTAACTTAAGTGGCTTTATTATAAGAGACAGCAACTTCGCCGAGGTCCATATGGTTACAGAAACCTGATCACTTGCACATTATTGAAAAGGCTGTTTCAcgtacttaaaaaaaaaaaaaaaagaaaaagaaaacaacaacaaagaactATGCCAAGCTGTGTTCCTCCCCAAACGTCTCATTTCCACTCTAAAATGggcattttctttgtaaaaatatcCTCTCAGCTGAAGATAAGCTAAAATTTACTGTTATAATACAAATCATCATGTAAATATAACAAGCAGTTAGCCAAGAGTGGAAGCTCGgagtttcattaaaatattttctgaattggACTAAGTGAAAGTTATCACAAACACAGGACATTACAGAATGCAAAGCCTCAGAAAGACTGAAAGTTTTGAAGATTCTCCTCAGAAAGCTctcattctgaaagaaatccatttttttttccccccacaacagctttttcttttagggctctttaaaaaaaaattacaaaatgacCTTAAAACTTTTCTAGGCAACATAAATATGTACTTTGTTTCAAGCTCTGCAACCTCCCAAAAGGACATACAGAACACACAAAAGCTTGACACCaattaaaaatctgtaattttagagataattacagaaaacagtCATGGTTGCACAAAACTCCTTTTGATGAAGGTGACTGGAATAACTACCCATTTGTTAACAAAATACTTAAGCTATTAAGTTTCTTGCTACAAGTGACATAGAGGACACAGCATACATTGCATTCTAACATTCCTCCAAACAAAACATGACCAAATTTAGCTTTTTTcaataatcattaaaaaataccaGCACATAGATTTTATGCTGCCAAACATTTAACATCCTGAAATTCTAAAGCATGTGTCCACGCagctatttttatgtttttgtttccctcttctatgttttaataaaaaaaaaaatttaaaaagaggttttgtaacttatatacattaactgtATTACGTATTTTACATGTAGCCCAAAACAATTCCCCTTCACCCAGagtggcccaggcaagccacaAGCTCAGTCACCCCGTTCTAAAGCAACCAgagctttcagaaatacagttcaTTCTGTAAGGTCCCCCTGAAATGTTGAGAAGACTGAAATTCCAATCCGAATAAACTCTCACATTTCTTTGCAAGTACACAGTTGCTTAGAGAACACGTTTACCTGCACAAGCTGTTGTTTCAGCTTCtggatttcagaaatgtttaattcACTGAGAAGATCTGAAACCAGACTTGGGGCTGGGGGGaagccttcatttttcttgggGGTCGATGTATTGTTCTTGCCATTGCTGTGTTTGCTAAGGCAATTTTGTTCAAATCCATTCATGATTTCATCATTATTGGGCTCCGTGGCTTCATCGCTGAACTTCAGACCATCCAAAGAGATGTTCAGGTGACTGTTGTACATGGAGTCATTGATGTTCATGTAGTGAGACAGCTCCTTCCGAAGATTGTTCTTCTGCTCTCGCTCTGTCTTCAGAGTCTCCAAGGCCTCTTCGAGCTGACGTTCAGAGATCTCCTTCAGCCGTATGGCATCTTCCAGCTGGCTGTtgagaaattctgtttcctcCTCAAGTCTTTTGATTTCATGTTTCAGACCCTCAAACTCCACCTGAAAATACACAAATGGGGGAAAAAGCTACCAATGAAAACGTCTGCCTGAAAAGCACCAAGTACTTCTACTTCTGAATATTTGATTTCACTGCATGTGGTGAGAAGGGAATAATTCTTTCCCTGAAGTCTTGTTGCTGCACTGTAACTGTAACCACCGCCTGCTTGCCTTCACAGACACCACAGAATAACATTTCTAAGCAAACTGTCAGCTGAGTTGATCAACTCCAACTTAATTAAGATAGCTGGAAGATGCAATGTGTGATACAGAGGCATCACAAAACAGGCTTTCCTAGCACATTATGCAAACTTTTCTCATGTTTCATTAACAGATTCCCTGATCAACCTTCCCACAAATTCTGTCtcaacatttctgaaacagagcCTCCCAAAGCTatgcttctgcttctctgctaCATTGCTGTTAGTATAAGGCAATGGGCTTAAAACCGGTGGGATGGACCTAGCAATCAAACTCTGCTTTTATACGTTCAAATTACAACATTCTACTATTTCTGTTATCATTGTTTCAGCACATCGAGAGGGCTACAATTCAGACAGTTAAATGACATCTTATGGGATGCTGTAAGTTTTTACCTGTtagactgcatttttttaaacctctctTGCACTGAAATTATGAACACAAACATAAGTGTAAGCTCTTGAATCCCtcttgaaaaaaagattaaagaataTCCCTCCTTACCTTGTAAAAAGAAAACGTTAAATTATATGACTACTTTTTGCTAGCTATAAAAGgaacttcagaagaaacataCACAAGTGCTGAcacacaatttaaaaaacaggatCCAATCATACTAATTCAGTTTGGCAACTTAAGCCTGGGAAAACTTCACGGATTCTTCTAGTTATGTCAGTGGAATAATTAAGTTTAATAAAATTCATCAGGTAGGATAATGACAAggtataaaataaataatccacTGCCACGTAAGAAAAATAGCTCTTGGTTCTAAATATGCCCAGTGAGCTCATATATCTAAGattgcagaatattttcaaaggtTCCAGAATACCAAAAAGTAGTCAGTAATTACTAGCAACTGACAAGATAGCATCTGAGGTTAAATTTGGCTCAACCCAGAACGACAGCATTCTTGAATATCATTATTTTAGAATGAGAACACATTGCTGGGAACTTTCACCTTTCTCCTAAAGGGATGAATGAgacaaaaatagtaaaaataaaaagtagccAGATGTATAGACCAGAATTTACCAGATCATTATCTCTTGCAGTCTGCATGCAGAGCATAACAGCTCCTTCATCTCTACCACAAGATGTGAAGGCACCCAGTCAGCTTAATTAGACCAAATATATGTAGGTGAGAACAGGCACAACCTGGAACCTTCTTCTGGGCACACTGAGGTCAAAGGGGTAAACACTGACAAAGGTTCACGTGGAAATGCATGAAGTACATTCAGCCTCACCTGGTAGAGCAGCTTTCAATCAGAACACAGGAggagaattaattaaaaaaaaaaaaaaagcaaacctaaCAAGCTTTTACTAAATACTTACAGATTGTATTAAAACTACAGCTGTCctcaaaatcttttcatttcaggaatATTATACCATTTTCTCAACTGAACATTGAATTTTGCTTATACAGTGAGATGAACAGGGACTTGAagtataaaaacagaaagacctTGGGTGATAGCAGATGAACTGGGCCAAAGACCATGTTTAATTTAATTAGCTCCACAAACGATAACTCAGGGAAATTCCTGAGTTGTtccaaaaatgcagttttctttttcaagatcACGAAGATAGCCCAACTGCACAATTAAAGGCAGCTTTTCAGATGAAGTCTGATAGTACAGAGTAACTATATCTGTAATTCATATTTAGTGAAAGTAgccagaagagaggaagaaggacaGAACTGGTCAGGCAACGCAAGCACTAAGCAGCAATTTAAATTTACGTTCAGAAATACATCCAGTTACGGACATGGCAGAGGAGAACGGGTAGTCAGTATTGAAAGAAAAGTGTAGAAAAAAGATTGAACCACGTAACAAAGCACAGTGGTATAAGCTCCACTTCcaacaaagggaaagaaggcCATGGAAGAACTTGGACCTCAAAATAGAAACAACACGCCCTcaaactgcagaaacaaagtCAGAAAGGGCTTCAACATTGTTGGAACAACTATTTGTACTGAAATTTTGGAGTTTATAGTCTCAAAAGTAATATacatatggaaagaaaatgtctgttcCAACAAGGGGATGGAACTGGGCTGTGACGCAGGAATTAACTAGTGCTATGAGAGCAATGCTCACTATTTTGAAACACTTGCCTGATTTTGCTTCAGGACAGACACTTGTTTCTGGAggcagatgttttcttcttcaagctCAGTGTAGTCTTGCAGCAAACGGGCTTCTCGGAACTTATATTCCTTAATATCGTCTCGCAGGCGGGCCCTTTGGATCTCCACATTCTGATTGGcctggaaaaacaaaccccaaagtGAGGGTGTTTTGGTCTGCTacaataacatttcaaaattcCACTCTTCCTTATGTGCACTAATCAATTAGATTCTATTCAAACAGAAACTCTTCCACCAGTAAATGAAATCATAGAAAATTCAGTCATATATACAAcagctggattttgttttcttacctCTCTTACACATTCTCACTCCACCTTTGACTTGAAAGTTAGTAAGCAAGCAGGTAAATCAGCATTCATACCTATGTTGTCTCACTGACTGtaagcaacagaagaaagttTGCCAGATTGGAAGTCAATGCCTGCCTCCATCAACACTTAAATGAGAAGGGGTTTTTCACAGGAGAAGGAGATTCAGATGACTCCAGACAATTCGATTATTTAGGTTACAGTCCACATAAATTCAGATTCCCTTAGTGTTCTCTACATTGTTAGAAACAAGAAAGTCAGCAATAGTACCTACAAATGGATAAATTAAGGTCCAAGTCCCGCTGTGAATATGCAGCGGAAcgcacagaaatgaaagagtaGAGGTATCAGCTGGCACTTACAGAGAACTACGAGATAAAGGAAACGTTTGTGGTGGGAGCATATGCCAAGACTTGAATCTGGCACGTTCTGAACACAACCTCACTTACCTGCAGCTGTAAGACAAATTAATTTACAGTCGCCTCTCATGTCAGGTAGACATTAGACTGTATAAACTTGTCGGCTTATTTTTAGCAACCAAGAAAAGAGCGCTAATTCCCAGCACactgagaagcaaaaataaacattaatcacTGAAAGGAGAACACTACGGTACAATAATGCAAGAGAAACGCTGCCAAGCGTGCATCACGTTTCTCTACTGATTCTCAACCACAGCAGTACCTAATCCAGACAGTTCCCCCTGCACAGATGTTTTTTGCATTGAGGTTAGAGAATGTGACTGCAAAACCAAGCCTAGGCTAAGACTCACCTTGTGACTCCACCCAGAAGCTTCCTGGCAGATTCACTCAGcttctagcaaaaaaaaaaaaagctggagtCTAATAAAACCTTTACTGCATAGTCTAGGTTCAGAACCAAAGCTGCATAATTATTTACCCGGTTAAATGTTCCTGAAGTTTCCAAGTTTCTGTGAGCTGGTATTGGCTCTACCTTGGCACAAACTCAGAGCTACAGAGAACCACATCGTGGCAGCTGAAGGCTACAGACTGACGTGAATTCATGCCCTAAATTCCTCTTTGAGAGCTGAGACCTCTCACCTTTGGCAGAAAGAGCCTCCAGCCAGATAATCCCAACTGTTTAACAGCTAAGACTGCAAAAGGCCCTTGCATCAGTCCGAGTTTCACACAAATTAGGAGCTCTTCTCTGTAATTCTCCCCATTCCTGAGCAAGGGAAATGCAGTAGCAGACCTCCCACAGAGCTTCTCTCCCCAGCCACCATTCAGgttgctttgcttctgtttgtcCATGGATGACCTAATCTTTGTAGAGGTCAATGCCTGGAAAAATTATTGGAGCCATTCTTGTTTGGATAAAGAAGGGTTTCTGTCCAACCCTGTCTGTTTAATTCAGAGCAGCACTAAGAGCTCATTATTTAATGTGAAAGTATTGTCATGCTCTGTCtagcacatgaaaaaaaaaatcactctgttTCAGTGCATACAGGAAGGgcagatttaaaaatagctcCCTTGTTTCctgagcagagaaggaagataTAACCAAGATTTATTGTCTGTTTAGCTGACTGTACCTTCACTCTGCTCTTAGCGTTTTCTTGTCAGATAAATGTGCCTGCTTGCAAGCTGCAAGGTTAAATTGGTGCGACGCTATTTCACATAACTGACCAAATATcaggatttcttttctgtggagaagaaaaagctacCGCCTACttctttaaacagatttttaagtCATCCATACGCCAAACAGTATTCACGTATCTAAAGACAGACAGGCATCCATTGCGCGTGTTCTCACAAAGCGTTGGTTTACATTCCTCAAGCACACAGAAAAGGTGAAATGACCTAGAGATGAGTTTAAACCAGAACCTTTCTGTGATTACAGTGTTTCCTGTTGCTTCAGTGCCTTGGTGGATCCATTCTTCCTCCAGTGCCCCAAACAACACAGGTTAGGAGAGAAGAGGGAGCTGGAAGACATAGGCTCTTGGCTATATAAGAAGTCACATCTCCACCCTAAGCAATTAATACAGCATTACAAAGCACCATTATCACTATGTGGGTGCTGATGGCCATACAACTCTGCTGAGTGTTTGCCCACCTGACGAAGCCCATTAACTAGTTAACCCAGAGAATATTCCCCATACACAAAAGCCTCCATCAACCTGCCCAGGAAAGCGTGGATCGCACAAACTAGATCCTGAAGTGACGACACCTAAGACCATACAGCACCCTGATCCTGCTAGAAAGTTTGGttttggcattttcttcttctcagctTTGACTCAGAGGAGTCCTCAATGGGGCCCTTTTAGCAGCACTGGTGCCAGAAATAGCAGGCCCTTGCCACAAATGAAGGACAGGTTTGATTAGGCCTTGCTTGTGTATCAAGCACACAACCACTCCCCTTCACCACTGCCAAAAGCATGCTCCTTGGCACCTAGTTTTCCAGTACACCCCAAAATATAAAGATACGCATAATCCAGGTATAAGAATTTAAGTAACTGAGAAAAACCTCACATAGATGGCTCTTCCCTTCATTACAGGCATTGCAAAGCTTTGGGCATTTGGGCTTTGGGGCTGATCTCGCAGGCAATGCTCTGGCACCAGCCCAGCTTCTCTCACACAATCCCACGAGCTCATAGCATCATGGATCAGCTCTAGTTCCCTGCTGCAGTAAACATGCTCACACCTAATTTGACATGCCATTGTTATCACAAGTCAAAACTTAGTTTACCAatagctaacggtggtgactaCATtgcaaaatggtgttttgtgTGAGAATTTGCCCtttcaaacagtgttactgtgctcttcatatctgttgtagtttccatagaaataaataggaggcattactttcagagtgacctatgtatattCTGTTATTGTGAGGAGAATAAATGAGTAATACACCATTTCTTAGCAATTTTATTACATTGCATCATAAAAATTGAGAATACTAATCCTCAGAAAGCTCTGGGATGTGAAATACTCCTGTAAGAGTCAAACTCAGTTTGCCCAATAAACCAAAAatctttttccccttgcttttgAATTGCGGGCTTTTAAATAACTTCCTtatattatatacataaaaCCAAACGTTActatttgggagaaaaaaaaaatatgatgagaAATTCCATCAGGTCCAAGTGTTTACAATGCATGAACAAAAGGGCTGGAAGCTGGGTACTCATTACAGCAAAGACTCCTTTATGACACGGCTGCTCACAGGCCGGGCACAGGGCCATCCCAGGcctcctctccctgctttcTCACACGCTGGAGCTACAAGTGCATCTCCTTTTTAAAGTTTTGCCCGTTCTGTTCTCTAAAGCAGAATTATTAACTATGACTTGCAAGTACtcaagtatttatttccattttctgaacaGCCTCACAATCACACCAGGCATCTCCTTGGACAAGGTGACACATCCAGCTTTGTACTGCATTTGTTCTGATGGCCACGTGACTCCCATGGCTGGCAGAAGCCAAAATGTTCTCAGGGCTGCTTAAATCTGGCAGGGCAAACTGCAGCCAG contains:
- the BICD2 gene encoding protein bicaudal D homolog 2 isoform X3, whose product is MAAWWHGAAKEAFASCLLVFAFGQAHTNHKKVAADGESREETLIQESATKEEYYMKKVMELQTELKQLRNVLANTQSENERLNSVAQELKEANQNVEIQRARLRDDIKEYKFREARLLQDYTELEEENICLQKQVSVLKQNQVEFEGLKHEIKRLEEETEFLNSQLEDAIRLKEISERQLEEALETLKTEREQKNNLRKELSHYMNINDSMYNSHLNISLDGLKFSDEATEPNNDEIMNGFEQNCLSKHSNGKNNTSTPKKNEGFPPAPSLVSDLLSELNISEIQKLKQQLVQMEREKMNLLTTLQESQKQLENTRGALSEQHEKVGRLTENLNAMKKLQVSKERQSALDNEKDRDSHEDGDYYEVDINGPEILECKYKVAVAEITDLKEELKNLKAKYKECESKYEEEKSRYETESQALTEKIASLEKSSRHDREQVARLEKELKKVSDVAGETQGSLSVAQDELVTFSEELANLYHHVCMCNNETPNRVMLDYYKEGKGGRSSPEAKGRRSPILLSKGLLTIDLGKAENGSGDSSPSPVSSLPSPVSDPRKEPMNIYNLIAIIRDQIKHLQAAVDRTTELSRQRVATQELGPVVDKDKEALMEEILKLKSLLSTKREQIATLRTVLKANKQTAEVALANLKSKYENEKAMVTETMMKLRNELKALKEDAATFSSLRAMFATRCDEYVTQLDEMQRQLAAAEDEKKTLNSLLRMAIQQKLALTQRLEHLELDHEQSKRVRTKSASKAKSSNPTVSHIRSCGDRPEGSVLNNQVFCSEKYKIYCD